In Balaenoptera acutorostrata chromosome 19, mBalAcu1.1, whole genome shotgun sequence, the following proteins share a genomic window:
- the ZNF550 gene encoding zinc finger protein 550 codes for MAALVTPAQVLVTFKDVAVTFTREEWGQLDLDQRTLYQEVMLEICGLLVSLGHPVPKPELIRLLEHGQELWTGTRGLPRSTCPGDRAKRQTREPVLSEGALLQGSLTLGSSRDCRSRQARDPEGLLEVQKGQLRPETDAHKATHPGKTSLEDDGLEADDGVHSRAFQERVSEGDVLCERDPQGPGKGPLIHNLYKCKQCGKCFNRKWYLVRHQRIHTGMKPYECNACGKAFSQSSTLTRHYVIHTGETPYKCAECGKAFKRRSYLLQHQPIHTGEKPYECGQCRKAFTHRSTFIRHNRTHTGEKPFECKECEKSFSNRAHLIQHYIIHTGEKPYDCTECGKAFRCSSELLQHQRIHTGEKPYECAQCGKAFHRSTYLIQHSVIHTGETPYKCAECGKAFKRRSHLLQHQRVHT; via the exons ATGGCGGCACTGGTGACCCCGGCGCAG GTATTGGTGACCTTCAAGGATGTGGCCGTGACCTTTACCCGGGAGGAGTGGGGACAGCTTGATCTGGATCAGAGGACCCTGTACCAGGAGGTGATGCTGGAGATCTGTGGGCTCCTGGTCTCACTGG GGCATCCAGTTCCCAAACCGGAGTTGATCCGCTTGCTGGAGCATGGGCAGGAGCTGTGGACGGGAACAAGAGGCCTCCCACGTAGCACGTGCCCAG GTGACAGAGCAAAACGTCAGACCAGAGAGCCGGTTTTGTCTGAAGGAGCCTTGCTCCAGGGAAGCCTGACTCTGGGATCTTCAAGGGACTGCAGGTCGAGGCAAGCCAGGGATCCGGAAGGGCTTTTGGAAGTGCAGAAAGGTCAGCTGAGGCCAGAGACAGACGCCCACAAGGCGACCCATCCTGGGAAAACGAGCCTTGAAGATGATGGTTTGGAGGCGGATGATGGTGTGCACTCCAGGGCGTTCCAGGAGAGAGTCTCTGAGGGAGATGTTCTCTGTGAGCGTGACCCACAGGGACCAGGAAAAGGCCCCCTGATTCATAACCTCTACAAGTGCAAGCAGTGCGGGAAGTGTTTTAACAGGAAGTGGTACCTTGTTCGACATCAGCGGATTCACACTGGAATGAAGCCCTATGAATGCAACgcgtgtgggaaagccttcagccAGAGCTCAACCCTGACCCGGCACTACGTCATCCACACCGGGGAGACGCCGTATAAGTGTGCCGAGTGCGGGAAGGCCTTCAAACGCAGGTCGTACCTCCTGCAGCACCAGCCGATCCACACCGGGGAGAAGCCCTATGAGTGCGGCCAGTGTCGAAAGGCCTTCACCCACCGCTCTACTTTTATTCGCCACAATAGGACCcacactggagaaaaaccctTCGAATGCAAAGAATGTGAGAAATCATTTAGCAACAGAGCACACCTCATCCAGCACTACATcatccacactggagagaagccctacGATTGCACAGagtgtgggaaggccttcagGTGCAGCTCAGAACTCCTGCAGCACCAGCGGATTCACACGGGGGAGAAGCCCTACGAGTGTGCCCAGTGTGGGAAGGCCTTTCACCGGAGCACGTACCTCATCCAGCACTCTGTCATCCACACCGGGGAGACGCCGTACAAGTGCGCCGAGTGTGGGAAGGCCTTCAAACGCAGGTCACACCTCCTGCAGCACCAGCGGGTTCATACTTGA